Genomic window (Rossellomorea aquimaris):
TGTCAGATTATTGACAGGGGCGTTTTTTTATTGTCTGACCAAGCCGCCTGCGCTTTATTGTCCAACTTATTTAGAGAGGAGAGGGGATCCGAATGTTTAAGGCATTTAAGGAAGATATAGAAGTAGTGTTTGATCAGGATCCGGCTGCGAGGAATTATTTCGAGGTCATCCTTACGTATTCGGGTCTTCATGCCATTTGGGCCCATCGCATTGCCCATGCTTTTTTCAAAAGGAAATTCTTTTTTATTGCTCGCGTTATTTCTCAGGTAAGCCGCTTTTTCACCGGTGTGGAGATTCACCCAGGGGCAAAGATCGGCCGCCGCTTCTTCATTGATCACGGGATGGGAGTCGTGATTGGTGAAACGTGTGAAATCGGGGATAATGTAACGCTCTTTCAAGGGGTGACCCTTGGTGGAACAGGCAAAGAAAAAGGGAAGCGGCATCCTACAGTTCAGGATAATGCCCTTATCGCCACGGGAGCAAAAGTATTAGGATCGATTGTAGTTGGGGAAAATTCTAAGGTAGGGGCTGGATCGGTCGTACTTAAAGATGTTCCTCCAAACTCAACAGTCGTCGGTATTCCCGGGAAGGTCGTCATTCAGGATGGCGTCAAGATACAGAAGGATCTGAATCACTGTGATCTCCCGGATCCGATGAATGATCGTATGAAACAATTGGAAATGGAATTGAACGAGGTAAAATCATTATTAAGGGAATATGAAGGAAGGAGTCGATCATATTGACGATTCGTTTATATAACACATTGACAAGAAAAAAAGAGGAATTCAAACCCTTGGAAGAGGGTAAAGTCAAAATGTATGTGTGCGGGCCGACGGTTTATAACTATATTCATATAGGAAATGCACGCCCTGCCATTGTCTTCGATACGGTGAGACGCTATTTAGAATACAGAGGCTATGATGTTCAATTTGTCTCTAACTTCACAGATGTGGATGATAAATTGATTCGGGCGGCAAAGGAGTTGGGAGTGGATGTACCAACGGTTGCTCAGCGCTTTATACAGGCATATTTTGAAGATACCGGAGCACTTGGATGCAAGAAAGCGGATGTTCATCCGACTGTAACAGACAA
Coding sequences:
- the cysE gene encoding serine O-acetyltransferase, whose translation is MFKAFKEDIEVVFDQDPAARNYFEVILTYSGLHAIWAHRIAHAFFKRKFFFIARVISQVSRFFTGVEIHPGAKIGRRFFIDHGMGVVIGETCEIGDNVTLFQGVTLGGTGKEKGKRHPTVQDNALIATGAKVLGSIVVGENSKVGAGSVVLKDVPPNSTVVGIPGKVVIQDGVKIQKDLNHCDLPDPMNDRMKQLEMELNEVKSLLREYEGRSRSY